The nucleotide window TAACTTGAAGAGTTATAAATAGCTTTCCATGTTAAAGGGATAGttaattagttttgtttttcttttcaatttgtcAACACAACTTAGCATTGCAGGTACACGTCTTGTCGCGTACTACTTTTCTGTTATTCACTCCGCAAACAGTCCGGTAAACATGTGAACGCAAGTGTTAAAATTAAAAACGTGCAGAATTACTCtttgtaaggaaaaaaaaaacgactaaGGGCGAGGAAGTCGTAATAGTGAAACTAATTTCTCGTTAATTTAATTTCTAGAAGCCTTGGAATTGAATTTGGGGAGGGAGGAGAAGGGGCAAAGAGCAACTATTTTTCATATGATTGCCACTAAAATAAAGAAACGGAAAAAAAGGTTATTTGTCATCTACGCTAATAATACGTTATCTATGACCACTTGGGAGGTGAAATCGGAACAAACGACATATGCAGTTGCAAAAGCCAAGAATAGACAAGAATAGATTAGAAACCCGAAGGTCATGGGAGCAAAACCCACCTGGTTCTTGTTTTTATGAAGCGGTTCACTAACACAGTTTTCGCTTGAAGGCACCTTTAGAATCAGTTTGTTCTAAGGAAGCGCATTTGATTTCGAGTACACTTATGCTGTTTTTAATGACACTTGAATTCTTGTCTGGGCATTGGTTCGTCTGTTCTCTTTGAGTTCGGCCAAGAAGCCGATTCTAGCGACGCCGTCTTTGGCAGTTGCATGTGCTGACGTTGCTcttatttcctttcaaaacctGAAAGTATAATAACTTCTTTAAAATATTTCagaatttttagaaaactgcGATGTGAGTTCCCCTGGGAATATGTCAGCTCGCAGATAAATTGAAACGTTTCTCTATTAGAAAAACTGACGTGTTTGGTTTTCCTGAAGGAAAAAATTGGAATCCAACACATAATCAAAAAAGAATAACGTTACTTAAAATATTTCAGACAGCCTTTTCAGAGTTATGATCAAGTAAGCGAGATTTTTATTCCAGTAATTAGTCCAAGCTTCACTGTTTTCAATACCGTATACGTACTTCCCCCCGCCCCCGCCTCCGCCtcccctctctctctctctctccctcccccTCTACCACTCTACCCCTCTCTCAACGTCTCCATGATATTTCAGCCGAAACTTGAAAAGGAAGCTTATGTTAACACCGGCGCCTTAGGACATCGAAACACGCTGTTCAAGTTTTCTAATCATACTGCAATCAGTATTTTTCTTCCTCCAGGTGTTCGGGTGTCACATGGCTCTCACGAGTTCTACTATTTCCGCTTGCCAACTGAGTGATGAAGTGGTTGAGTTTATTGCGCAAAAGAGACAAATCACCGACTTTATTAGCAACAATAGGAAGTGTTAATTATGTTAATGATTATGTAATTCTCGCGTATTTACTCGCAAGAAAGCAACGATTAAATTACTTTCCAAAAAAGGTCTTAGATTTTGGCATTGATTTTCGTCCCacgcaaaagaagaaaaagctgAAATGCAGTCTCCACATTTTAGAGACCAGTTTCAGATTAATCGTCCCTTTAGCTGAAGTGATTAAATAAGCTTGATCATCTAGTGCTAGACTCTCACCTGTCGGCTGAACCAACAAGAGCATTGGCGTTCCTGTAATTTTTACCTGGTACCATGCAAGACATTGGGACGGAATAATTTCACCCGGTCCAACGAATTATTTCTAGTGCAGATAAACATTTATCTGAAGCGTCAATGAACCATTTCATTGTGCCTGGTTGCGTCTCAACAGGCATTAGCCCTTCCTGAATTGATTTAACAACATTCTTaatttttagctgttttttccttgtTATTTTTGTACTGTTACACTCAGAAGGCCGAAGGCTTGAAGTGTGCAGGGGTAGAAACACACAAAGAAGTTAGTAACtttgaaaagtgaaaatatAGCACAGCCAGGATTTCTAGAAAGCCGCGCCAAATCTCTGTGATTTTGACTGAAGACCAGCTTCAAGGTTATAGAGGGGCTGGCGTAGGTTATCAGACCACAAGGAAAAACACGATAACGCTCGTAAATAAGTCATTACGAAGAAAGGGGGATTGCTGACTTTAATTTAAccgttaaataattattttgagcGCCACCCTGACGGAAAAACTTGAATCTTCTTAGTTTTGGTAACTCTGCTCTATCGCCCATTAAAAGAACTTCTAAGATGTAAAATTTTTGGAACATGATACCCAGCCCAATTGAACCTGTTGAAAATCTCCTCCAGGAACGAACGTGGCAGCAGCATAGAAGTAATATTAGTTGGTACTACCACATTTGTTTAAATCAATATTTTCTGAGAAAATGGGAGCCTGTAGACGGGAAACGATTCGAAATTTTCAAATGGGTTCACGTgaaaaagaagaattttaaGTACCGTAATTGTTTTAATGAATTTATGAAAATTGGCGTCTTTGTTTGCTAGTACAATTTAAACACATTATTGTCCAGCGAAAGTGGTTAAGGTTTCGTAAACAACTCTCCGATTTAAGACATTTTTCATTCTGTCTATTTGTGATTTTGATAGACTAAAGGGAAACAATGACCACGTAATTTTGGGCACTGCGTCATATGGTAGTTTTCATCAAATCCGACAAGTTGTTTCATGCCGTGTGACTGTGATGTCACTCACGGAATTGGGACGTCGCGTAATTTTCACACTTAATTTGTCGACTGTCTTTTCCTATTGTGGAAATAGTAGCTCAGAAGCAAACATAGAAATTTCTCGCCGAAAAGTTTTAGTTGTTAGGGAAAAATTCCATGGAGTTTTCGAACAGAGGATTTTTGATATTACTGAATTGCGTGAACTGAAGGACGTGTTCCGACGCGAAAATTCAAGGTCACTTTTGGATAATGTTGGCAAAAGTCAAACGATCCTGGAGTTTAAGATGAATAAACAATAAGAAGCGAAATGCGCCGTaagctaaaagaaaacattcattGTTTATTCTGTGCAGGTTAAATTCTTACATCGGACGTGTATCGGCTTATTCTAACCGCTGAAGCCCGGGTTGCAAGCTTGTTAATGCAAACTGGTTATGCAAAAGAGGAACTAAACTCGTTTGAGAAGATtctaaaagcaataaaaatctTGGTTATCTGAGAAAAATTAACCATCAATAAAGCTTTTAGCATCATCGTATAGGCCCAGTGTTTTAGAATTACAGTCAAGCGAGTTCTGTGTAATAACAAAATTACATTACATTTAGCTTTGTAAAGATATCTTCTTTCTGATTGGCCCTTACCTGATGGGGTCGCGACATCCTGTCATCTTCTCACGTGACATAAGTCATATTTAGCCAGAGCGCTTGCGTATCGTCCTGCTAGTTTATACTACACGTGATGACCATTAATTCGCTCGCGAAACGGGGCTCTCACATGGGAGAAGAAATGGCGACCAACATTGACGAGAGCCCCGAACGCGGCACAGACGGAGTTGCAGGGACGCCTAAAGAAGCGGCTTTGCGTGAGCTGATGGAGCGAACGAAATATCCCATCCGACAATTTAATGGTCAACGCAGATATGGTCCTCCACCGAACTGGGATGCACCACCCCCTCCACGTGGCTGCGAAGTTTTCGTGGGAAAAGTTCCTCGAGATTTATACGAGGATGAATTGGTGCCGGTATTTGAATCTCTAGGCAAAATCTACGAAGTCCGGCTAATGATGGATTTCAACGGACAAAATCGCGGATACGCGTTCGTTGTTTACACTACCAAGGACGACGCAAAGAAGAGTGTCAAGACCTTGAACAATTACGAAATCCGCAAGGGAAAATGCATTGGAGTTTGTAGCTCGGTGGATAACTGCCGATTATTCGTCGGAGGCATCCCTAAGAAGGTTAAAAAGGACGAAATTATGACTGAAATGATTAAAGTGACGGACGACGTTGTGGATGTAATTGTTTACCCTTCTGCTCAAGACAAGACGAAGAATCGAGGCTTTGCGTTCGTTGAGTATAACTCGCATCGCGCTGCTGCCATGGCTAGAAGAAAGCTTATGTCTGGAAAAATACAGCTCTGGGGACATCAGATTGCTGTTGATTGGGCTGAGCCAGAACAAGAAGTTGACGAAGAAATCATGGATCAGGTTAGAACCTACTTAGTACTTGTTCTTTAATGTTGCCCCTCCCCCAGTCTTTGTAAAGCAGTGATGGCTTGAGATATCACCGAACGTTTTCGCTTTTTTGCTTAATATTGCTTACAATTTCAGGTAATAGTTTGGGTGATCTCTTGCTGAAGTTTATATCAATAACGGTCGGTGCTCCTTTATGTTGAGTGCATCGTTGCATGTAGGAGTTTATTTGAGGATGTCGTGTTATTTCGCTTCCTTTGTTCAACGAAGCTTGTCTTTGTAGTTGTTAAGCATTAGTTTTTTATTGAAGTAATTAGTTACTTTGTGCTGCCCTTTGTCGTTTCATAACGATTATTTTGGGGTGAGATTTGACGCTAAAAGCCGCCAGACTTCAATAGCACCGCGACGTATCGATTTAATtcgttttcccttttttttataAGGTGAAAGTTCTTTATGCTCGAAATCTTCTACTGAGCACGACTGAGGAGACAATAGAACAAGTTTTTAGCAAGTTCGGGGAAGTGGAACGGGTTAAAAAAATCAAGGATTATAGCTTTATTCACTTTCGAACCAAGGAGCAAGCAAGGGCAGCTTTGGAAGCAATGAACGGTAATAAAACTTTCATGTTTATGTTTTTGTGGGTCGATAACTATTCAACAGGTACACCGACCGTTTTTCAGTCTTGTGAATGCATTCCCCGTTGTATGTGAACTGAAACCAGCTCTGTTTCGGAAAGCGGAATCAATTGtgtgatattttcttttgttggcgTTTGATGTAAAATTTCACACTTGAGTTATCCACTTTTGTTCCATCGATCTGTTGCGAAAGCTTTTCCGGGATAGCGGTATGAATGATATCGCAAAGCGCCGTTTCATTTTTTTAGCGTAAAATGAGCAATCGttgattttgtttgctttttgtgaaaaaaaaaatgtggtaAAAGGAAGAACAAAGCGGATATTGCTTGTGTGCTCGGAACTTAAAGTAGTTTTTCCAGTATTAAAACGTGTTTTCTCTTTATCAGTTTCCCTAACGATGTGAAATCGAACACTCCACTTCAGAACGTGGCCAATGTTTATATTTTAGTGTCATTTGATCCACATGTTAGTTCTTAACTGGAGGTCCAGCATGTTATAATCTTTCCCGTGCCAATGGCCAGTGGCGTGAACCACTTTAAAAAATGAAATCTTAAGCAGCGATGTAAATCCtgttgtttgttgctgttgacaAATGCCAATCTAGCTTGGCAGCGAAAGTTATACACCTTTTTAATTTCGTTCTTACAAAATTATTTTCTCATAGTTTACTTGAAACTGACGGTCGTTGTCTGTTAAAGTAATTCGAACTCGTGTGCTGGTATGTCTTATTTTTGCCTATTTTTAAGTGTTCCTATGGAAGCCATTTCCTGGCTGAAGGCAATTCTTCACCAACTCGAACATACGCCGGAAACATGATGGTCACAAGAGGGCATTGAAACACAATCCTCCGCAACTTTGCCGCTATTAAAAGACTCTTTCCTCCGTTTCCGTTTTATTTTTCGCACATTTGAATCAAATTTTTTGCCATATTTAGAcctcacatgaaaaaaaaattatctcttGTTGAACTTGCTTTTGCACCAGAATAATTCCTCGTCTCAATTTTTCAGCTCCAAAGTGATTTGCTTTCTACTCTTTCCAGAACAGAATAGATAGTTTCTTCCACATCATATCGGAACGTGACGACATTCAGACCAAGACAAAACTATCCTTCCTGTGTTTTTAATTTACCTAGCTTTTACGATTTTCCGTCCTTTCCGTATTTTCTCCTCCGGCTAGATACTTGAAAACTATTTTTGGGTGAGAAGAGGAAGAAATCTCTACCATTTTCTTAAGGTAAAGCCGTCTTTTCTTCGAGAAATTTGTTCTTCTGTTATTCTCTGAATCCCTGCCTTCTTGGGATATTATCATTTACCGAATGTTTGTTCCTCAAGCTAAATAAGTGTTTTCATTCGTATCAAATAAGGAATTTAAGTGGCAACCTCTGTGGGGTCTGgtcttaaaacttaaaaaaggttttttttttcttctgtgtaTTTCAAGTTTAATGGATTCAGTTTGAGTCAATTAAACCAAATTATTCGGACAGCTAGCAAGTATGATGTGTAAGGAATTTATTTTGTTACTTTCAAGCTATTTTAAATCATACATTACTGTTCAGTCtattaagaatttttttcaGCCCATTGTTTTTAAATTGggtgaaattcattttaaagaaACCAAGAAGGAAGAGAAAAGGATAACGGTATACTTTGGTTGGAGAATATTCATGCAAGTTGTTATTTCTTAAATCTTTTTTGCCATGAACCAGATATTTGAGCCaaaggtggcaaaaatgatctTTTTTCAACCActtaagttttaaattgaaaaataaatccAACAGGAAACCAACCTGTTGCCTTTCAACTAAGAAGTTATGGTGTTGCAAAGAGACCAGTGGCAAGGTCATTAGGAAATGATGATTTGTCCTGCAAGTCCTTCGGTTTTGCTTAACATGCTTGTAAAATCTTAAATAGACTAGTAATGTTTCTACTTCAATGATGAGACCTGGGTCAAGGGTGGTATACTTTTCAGTTTAGTTATTCATTGCTTCTGATCTTTTTTATCAAATTGTGTGTTACTTGTGGCTGTCAAACAAGATTTCCTGCTTCACTTACTACAgataatccttttttttttttaattttacaaggcctagagatgtgtttgcctgtggttttgAATCCAAAATTTACCAAAGTATTGGATGTTTTCTGAATAACATGATAACATTTGGTATCTAGATTCTTAATGATTTACTCAATAGTGAGGTAATTTATTGATAAA belongs to Acropora muricata isolate sample 2 chromosome 9, ASM3666990v1, whole genome shotgun sequence and includes:
- the LOC136930155 gene encoding APOBEC1 complementation factor-like isoform X5, with translation MTINSLAKRGSHMGEEMATNIDESPERGTDGVAGTPKEAALRELMERTKYPIRQFNGQRRYGPPPNWDAPPPPRGCEVFVGKVPRDLYEDELVPVFESLGKIYEVRLMMDFNGQNRGYAFVVYTTKDDAKKSVKTLNNYEIRKGKCIGVCSSVDNCRLFVGGIPKKVKKDEIMTEMIKVTDDVVDVIVYPSAQDKTKNRGFAFVEYNSHRAAAMARRKLMSGKIQLWGHQIAVDWAEPEQEVDEEIMDQVKVLYARNLLLSTTEETIEQVFSKFGEVERVKKIKDYSFIHFRTKEQARAALEAMNGQELDGNEIEVSLAKPVDKDHRQAKAAAKALSVPYPSFNPYGYSTNTATGYGFPSYNNQYLMYGTPMATGVGGVRPPFGMVRTRGRGRSAAGSRAAGNKGMYLATPGGYPFNGFRGYYPTMRSGWYGDSYGKRPGRQEERMFDVMPGMELTPTNPMTLKPHGLKSPAQLLEDVCQKNQWGSPVYTLHSTVGPQDIQLFLHKVSIQGLGTQYQPPKLCRTVEEAKSYAAEYTLQQLGVPVEGMSSDHDNSNGFTIHYWTPSPVYSNLCSPPFTPRCLQPAEFWPSN
- the LOC136930155 gene encoding probable RNA-binding protein 46 isoform X7; this translates as MTINSLAKRGSHMGEEMATNIDESPERGTDGVAGTPKEAALRELMERTKYPIRQFNGQRRYGPPPNWDAPPPPRGCEVFVGKVPRDLYEDELVPVFESLGKIYEVRLMMDFNGQNRGYAFVVYTTKDDAKKSVKTLNNYEIRKGKCIGVCSSVDNCRLFVGGIPKKVKKDEIMTEMIKVTDDVVDVIVYPSAQDKTKNRGFAFVEYNSHRAAAMARRKLMSGKIQLWGHQIAVDWAEPEQEVDEEIMDQVKVLYARNLLLSTTEETIEQVFSKFGEVERVKKIKDYSFIHFRTKEQARAALEAMNGQELDGNEIEVSLAKPVDKDHRQAKAAAKALSVPYPSFNPYGYSTNTATGYGFPSYNNQYLMYGTPMATGVGGVRPPFGMVRTRGRGRSAAGSRAAGNKGMYLATPGGYPFNGFRGYYPTMRSGWYGDSYGKRPGRQELLEDVCQKNQWGSPVYTLHSTVGPQDIQLFLHKVSIQGLGTQYQPPKLCRTVEEAKSYAAEYTLQQLGVPVEGMSSDHDNSNGFTIHYWTPSPVYSNLCSPPFTPRCLQPAEFWPSN
- the LOC136930155 gene encoding probable RNA-binding protein 46 isoform X6; the protein is MTINSLAKRGSHMGEEMATNIDESPERGTDGVAGTPKEAALRELMERTKYPIRQFNGQRRYGPPPNWDAPPPPRGCEVFVGKVPRDLYEDELVPVFESLGKIYEVRLMMDFNGQNRGYAFVVYTTKDDAKKSVKTLNNYEIRKGKCIGVCSSVDNCRLFVGGIPKKVKKDEIMTEMIKVTDDVVDVIVYPSAQDKTKNRGFAFVEYNSHRAAAMARRKLMSGKIQLWGHQIAVDWAEPEQEVDEEIMDQVKVLYARNLLLSTTEETIEQVFSKFGEVERVKKIKDYSFIHFRTKEQARAALEAMNGQELDGNEIEVSLAKPVDKDHRQAKAAAKALSVPYPSFNPYGYSTNTATGYGFPSYNNQYLMYGTPMATGVGGVRPPFGMVRTRGRGRSAAGSRAAGNKGMYLATPGGYPFNGFRGYYPTMRSGWYGDSYGKRPGRQELLEDVCQKNQWGSPVYTLHSTVGPQDIQLFLHKVSIQGLGTQYQPPKLCRTVEEAKSYAAEYTLQQLGVPVEGMSSSDHDNSNGFTIHYWTPSPVYSNLCSPPFTPRCLQPAEFWPSN
- the LOC136930155 gene encoding APOBEC1 complementation factor-like isoform X4; its protein translation is MTINSLAKRGSHMGEEMATNIDESPERGTDGVAGTPKEAALRELMERTKYPIRQFNGQRRYGPPPNWDAPPPPRGCEVFVGKVPRDLYEDELVPVFESLGKIYEVRLMMDFNGQNRGYAFVVYTTKDDAKKSVKTLNNYEIRKGKCIGVCSSVDNCRLFVGGIPKKVKKDEIMTEMIKVTDDVVDVIVYPSAQDKTKNRGFAFVEYNSHRAAAMARRKLMSGKIQLWGHQIAVDWAEPEQEVDEEIMDQVKVLYARNLLLSTTEETIEQVFSKFGEVERVKKIKDYSFIHFRTKEQARAALEAMNGQELDGNEIEVSLAKPVDKDHRQAKAAAKALSVPYPSFNPYGYSTNTATGYGFPSYNNQYLMYGTPMATGVGGVRPPFGMVRTRGRGRSAAGSRAAGNKGMYLATPGGYPFNGFRGYYPTMRSGWYGDSYGKRPGRQEERMFDVMPGMELTPTNPMTLKPHGLKSPAQLLEDVCQKNQWGSPVYTLHSTVGPQDIQLFLHKVSIQGLGTQYQPPKLCRTVEEAKSYAAEYTLQQLGVPVEGMSSSDHDNSNGFTIHYWTPSPVYSNLCSPPFTPRCLQPAEFWPSN